A genomic window from Thermococcus celericrescens includes:
- a CDS encoding dihydroorotate dehydrogenase: MASLEVELFGIRFENPLILASGINDKVPEQWIRAHEEGAGGVVTKSIGIEPRKGYDNPTIVELPYGLVNAMGLPNPGWRGFLEMVEGYTFDFPLIVSIFGGTPEEFAFLAEKLSEVADAFELNLSCPHAKGYGMEIGQKPENVYEVVKAVKDATDKPVIAKLTPNIDDITKLGAAAEKAEADAVSAINTLKAVAIDVYARRPILSNRVGGYSGPGVKPVALRAVYDLARTLDIPVIGIGGITTWQDAVEFLLAGASALQIGTTVSIRGWKVFREISVGIERYLEEEGFSSVEEIVGMALE, translated from the coding sequence ATGGCGAGCCTTGAGGTCGAGCTTTTCGGAATCAGATTTGAGAACCCGCTCATTCTCGCATCCGGAATAAACGACAAGGTCCCCGAACAATGGATTAGAGCGCACGAGGAGGGCGCCGGAGGGGTGGTCACCAAATCAATCGGAATCGAACCGAGGAAGGGCTACGACAACCCCACAATCGTAGAGCTTCCCTATGGCCTGGTAAACGCGATGGGCCTACCGAACCCAGGCTGGAGGGGTTTCCTCGAGATGGTCGAGGGTTACACCTTCGACTTTCCGCTCATAGTTTCCATCTTCGGAGGAACGCCGGAGGAGTTCGCCTTTCTCGCGGAGAAGCTGAGCGAGGTTGCTGATGCCTTCGAGCTGAACCTCAGCTGTCCCCACGCGAAGGGCTACGGCATGGAGATCGGCCAGAAGCCGGAGAACGTCTATGAAGTCGTTAAAGCCGTGAAAGACGCAACGGACAAACCAGTCATAGCAAAGCTGACCCCGAACATAGACGACATAACGAAGCTCGGTGCAGCGGCGGAAAAAGCTGAGGCGGATGCGGTTTCGGCGATAAACACGCTGAAGGCTGTGGCGATTGACGTATACGCGAGGAGGCCCATCCTCAGCAACCGTGTCGGCGGCTATTCGGGGCCTGGGGTGAAGCCCGTGGCGTTAAGAGCTGTGTACGACCTCGCAAGGACGCTTGACATTCCGGTGATTGGTATCGGAGGAATAACTACATGGCAGGACGCCGTTGAGTTCCTCCTAGCTGGGGCTTCAGCCCTTCAGATAGGGACCACAGTCTCCATCCGCGGCTGGAAGGTTTTCAGAGAGATAAGTGTGGGCATTGAGAGATACCTAGAGGAAGAAGGGTTTTCGAGCGTGGAGGAGATAGTGGGGATGGCCCTAGAGTGA
- a CDS encoding PIN domain-containing protein, with translation MGRIAVIDTNVVLYSINPSSRRYEEARGLINSLDKVVLPIIVVYELIWNLAVTGVPPKEAKKTVSRILLNERVTLVDDRQYLLRAFDLFGNLSLKHYNDSVILAIAKETGALATYDKKLRKRGRKLGVKVLPEVIE, from the coding sequence ATGGGAAGAATAGCCGTCATCGACACGAACGTTGTCCTCTACTCAATTAATCCTAGCTCTAGGAGATACGAAGAGGCAAGAGGGCTAATAAACTCCCTCGACAAAGTCGTGTTGCCAATAATCGTCGTATACGAGCTCATCTGGAACTTAGCAGTGACTGGAGTTCCGCCTAAAGAAGCAAAGAAAACCGTCTCGAGAATCCTCTTAAATGAGAGGGTCACCCTTGTCGATGACAGACAGTACCTCCTCCGGGCTTTTGACCTCTTCGGAAACCTTAGCCTGAAACATTATAATGACTCCGTGATACTGGCAATAGCAAAAGAAACTGGGGCCCTTGCGACCTACGACAAAAAGCTTAGAAAGAGGGGTAGAAAGCTGGGTGTTAAAGTTCTTCCAGAGGTGATAGAATGA
- the queC gene encoding 7-cyano-7-deazaguanine synthase QueC yields the protein MKRAVVLFSGGLDSTACLYWAKRNYDEVIMLTVNYGSNEERVTNRVAEFFSKELDVPLKVVRLNFLEEFSKLRGTTLVGGETPKVTAEELEDMSVAQETAKSVWVPARNVVLISAAASLLDALGGGDIIVGFNAEEGATFPDNTPEFVERMNEMLKYGTMADVRVVAPLIDLDKKGIARLLKELDAKYEYSNSCYMPKGFTEDGKPIHCGECESCVRRHRGLIEAIGEDRTVYAVKPKI from the coding sequence ATGAAGCGCGCGGTAGTTCTTTTCAGCGGCGGACTTGATAGCACCGCCTGCCTGTACTGGGCGAAGAGGAACTACGATGAGGTCATAATGCTCACCGTGAACTACGGAAGCAACGAGGAGAGGGTCACGAACAGGGTGGCAGAGTTCTTCTCGAAGGAACTGGACGTTCCGCTGAAGGTGGTACGGCTCAACTTCCTTGAGGAGTTTTCGAAGCTGAGGGGAACAACCCTCGTTGGAGGGGAAACGCCGAAGGTTACCGCCGAGGAGCTTGAGGACATGAGCGTTGCGCAGGAGACGGCCAAGAGCGTCTGGGTTCCGGCGAGAAACGTTGTCCTCATAAGCGCTGCCGCCTCGCTCCTAGATGCGCTCGGCGGCGGGGACATAATAGTCGGATTCAACGCCGAGGAGGGAGCCACCTTCCCGGACAACACCCCTGAGTTCGTGGAGAGGATGAACGAGATGCTGAAGTACGGCACAATGGCCGATGTGAGGGTCGTTGCACCGCTCATAGACCTCGACAAGAAGGGAATAGCGAGGCTTTTGAAGGAGCTAGACGCGAAGTACGAGTACTCCAACTCCTGCTACATGCCGAAGGGCTTCACCGAGGACGGAAAGCCGATACACTGCGGCGAGTGTGAGAGCTGTGTGCGGCGCCATCGTGGTCTGATTGAGGCCATCGGCGAGGACAGGACTGTTTACGCGGTTAAGCCCAAGATATGA
- a CDS encoding (2Fe-2S)-binding protein — translation MGEKKIVCRCNDVTVEEIEALIDSGVTDIEELKRLLRIGMGPCQGRTCIPIVLSILARKTGKRQEEIPLPKARVPTRPVRVEVIVGGADE, via the coding sequence ATGGGGGAAAAGAAAATCGTCTGTCGCTGTAACGACGTCACCGTTGAGGAAATTGAGGCGCTCATCGATTCCGGCGTCACTGACATCGAGGAGCTCAAGAGGCTTCTCCGCATAGGAATGGGCCCCTGTCAGGGAAGGACTTGTATTCCTATAGTGCTGTCGATCCTCGCGAGGAAAACTGGAAAGAGGCAGGAGGAGATACCGCTTCCAAAGGCGAGGGTCCCCACGAGGCCCGTTCGCGTAGAGGTCATAGTGGGTGGTGCCGATGAGTAA
- a CDS encoding 4Fe-4S dicluster domain-containing protein, whose translation MSEIPAYLRNGYITPEELEKFIPLPSEERLRKRPVAVPECPQEIPCAPCREICPTGAISMPTPNDLPIVDYDKCIGCSLCVQICPGLAFFMVHYVGGKARITMPHELLPVPEKGEEVVLLNRVGEPVGKGKVLTIVPREKSKGDTPIIIVEVPIELAWDVRAVRVVRE comes from the coding sequence GTGAGTGAAATCCCTGCCTACCTCAGAAACGGTTACATCACCCCTGAGGAGCTTGAAAAGTTCATCCCCCTGCCGAGCGAGGAGAGGCTCAGAAAAAGGCCCGTCGCCGTTCCGGAGTGCCCGCAGGAGATACCCTGCGCCCCGTGCAGGGAGATATGTCCTACGGGAGCTATAAGCATGCCCACCCCGAACGATCTGCCGATAGTCGATTACGACAAGTGCATTGGCTGCTCCCTCTGCGTCCAGATCTGCCCCGGTTTGGCCTTCTTCATGGTGCACTACGTCGGCGGCAAGGCGAGGATAACGATGCCCCACGAACTCCTTCCGGTTCCCGAGAAGGGCGAAGAAGTCGTTCTTCTCAACAGGGTCGGCGAGCCTGTTGGAAAGGGGAAGGTGCTCACGATCGTGCCGAGGGAGAAGAGCAAGGGAGACACGCCGATAATCATCGTAGAGGTGCCGATAGAGCTGGCCTGGGACGTCAGGGCGGTTAGGGTGGTGAGAGAATGA
- a CDS encoding AbrB/MazE/SpoVT family DNA-binding domain-containing protein has product MPLTKVTRNYQITIPAEIRKAIGIKEGEYLDVELRGDEIVIRKAQLEWPTLDLGRDFTPKEIEENTRKALMEASKWEE; this is encoded by the coding sequence ATGCCCTTGACGAAGGTTACCCGTAACTACCAGATAACGATTCCGGCTGAGATAAGAAAGGCCATTGGGATAAAGGAAGGGGAGTACCTCGACGTCGAGCTCAGAGGGGACGAGATAGTGATTAGAAAGGCCCAGCTTGAGTGGCCAACTCTCGACCTTGGAAGGGACTTCACCCCAAAGGAGATAGAGGAGAACACTAGAAAAGCGCTCATGGAGGCTTCCAAATGGGAAGAATAG